The segment tttattgaatatgagttatatatatttactaaaatatttttaactatgTATAACATTGTCCTAAAATATTCGGAAGACCTTCgtaattttttatatctatataaagatatcataaatatttaaagaattttcataattttttgaGATATGTTATATTTGAGTAATATTTTcctaaataaattaaattagtaaGATGACATACACATTTAAGAAGAGACATTTAAGAAGAGTTTCTTAAATATACGTATAAGTTACATTCAAAAagtttatttatacatttataaaaacatttctACATTtggaatttttgtttttataaattgagGAAGACATCAGACAAGTTCAAGAATGTTTTCTAAACTCAAATTTAGAAGATATCATGTATATTTGGTCttcctaaatttttttaagGAAATATTGTTTTCCAGAAAAAAACGTAAAAaggttttgaaataaaaaaaattgtaaacaaaaaGTTTTGAAAAACTGAAAATAGATATCTATTAAGCCTCCTccttgaatttttatttatttattgtcgAATTaagaattaattaaaattataagtgCCAAGAGAATTGTCATTTAAACCTCTTTGATCACTTTGACATTTTGGTATtatattgaaaacaaaaatttaaaaagaggCTATTTATAAGATTTGCCCCAAATATTATCATGAAAATTATTCTTAAAATGGTCGATAAAATATCAACTTCGAAACTTAAGTCTCTTCAGTCCAAGAAACTTGAGTCTCCCCTCAATGCCAAATAAAGTTATAAAACAagtttttgaaagttaaaagaaaaacaaaagctGGGGACAAATCATAAGTTTCTTCCACACTATTGTGACATGCAGATGAACGCTTTCACTTCTTCAACCGCAACTTCCCAATAAAGAATATCTTCATTTATGAAGTTGAGCCTTGCTCAAATTCAGGCTTTGGAAACCCGCGAACTGGAGTAGGCGGCCTCTCGCTGTCCACCTATACAACAATACTTAAACTCAGCAACCGAAACATGTTTCATCATATGATCTATACATTTTGACATGGTAGAGAAACCTAGTGTGGTCCAAAGGTCTTACCTCAATCCATGCTTTATCCGGAAGGTTTTCTTCAGGTGAGATGGGAGGTGGAAGAGGATGAATCAACTTAGGAACAACGTCTAAATTTCTACCAATAACCAATATTGCTCCAGCATTTTTGAATATTCCTGTTTGCCAAGAGAGACTAATACATTTTCAAAACGATGTTTGtattgttttcaatatatataaacaaaagaaaagatttaCCGCAGTAGTTTGTAGCAGAAAAAACAGTAATGAGCTTTCCTTTTGCAAATCTTTCGAAACCATCAAGTACACACTCGTGCCCTCTTAAAATCAAATCTATGCCATTTCTCTCACAAAATGCATTGACTCTATCAGGCTGCATATACGTATATCAAGACACCATGCCTTAGTGACCGAGCTTGAAATGTTATTAATTACTAAAGGAGATAGACAACTAAAGAAAAGAACGACTTTTACCCCAAAAGAGACAATATTGGGTCCTCTTTTATTTGTTCCTATGCCCAAAATGGTATCATGCGCTGTAGGATCAGACCTGTTTATATATGTagaagacatatatataatgttacTGAAGCTTGGAAAATTAGTAAGAATTAAAGAAAAGTggatgttattttattttaccataaTAAGTCTTTCATaactttataattatattcgCAATCAATATCAACGGGCCTCTTCATATTTGCAATCTGTTCCACTGTGAATACTGAGGAACCAATCCCACCGTGTACACAGAAAATCTTCTTCTCAATTAGGGCAGCAAGGGGAAGATGAGTGAAAAAATCATTAATCAACTTAAATGCACGATTCCCATCGTTCAACTCCTGGCGATTTGCATAGAAAAAGATTATCATTACTTCATTAGTCAAGAACaagtagaaaatatatattctgtGAACAGATAGACAGACACGTACTATTCTTTCTATGCATTCGTTGAAAAAGCCATACACTCTATTCGTCGTTTCAGCCTCATGATTTCCACGGATCAAATGGATGTTCTTTGGATACTCAACCTGCACAAAAGACACATATACACATCTTTGAagataataacaataataataaattagagCTATTTATCAATAGATGATTTATATAAACTATCTCGCCTTCAAAGCAAGCAGCAATATTATGGTCTCCAAGCTGTGTTTTCCTCGGTCAACATAATCTCCCAAAAACAAATAGTCAATATACCTGAAGgcacattatatatatacacaattgTTCAGTGACTTTTCATGAGCAAAACTCTTTCATAATGAGTTAGAAAGACATCCTTGGTATTGAACTTACGAGATATCTCCTTGCCTTGAAGGATATCCATACTCATAAAATAGCCGCATCAGATCACCGAATTGACCATGGAGATCTCCAAAGACTTTAATTGGAGCATTTAACTGCAACACTGTTGGCTCTTGCTCGATGATTTGCTTCGCAGCGAAGCACAGCTCAGCCAATTCAGGGAAGCTCAAGAAGAACTTTCTATCGACAGGAGGTTCCCAAGTTTGAGGTCTTAACAAGGTTGAGATGACCTAACATCAACAAATTAAGTAAGTGCATGAAGTATGTGAAGATGTAGATAACTTGTTTTTTTCATACCTTGTTAACCAAGTCTTGTAACTTCTCTCTCGAGAAACTTGGCTTATAACTATCGTTCATTTCACTCGCAGGTGGCCTTGGAGTCTCCGGCGAACTACCCAATAAAGTAAAAAAGAAGGATTTGTAAAGTCAAATTATGCATAGACTAAAAGGGGGTAAAAAGTTCAGATAGATGACCTCCCCAAATAGGATGGGACTGTTGGTCCAGAACTTAAAAGTTCTCCAGAGACTAGTAAATCGTCGAGTAATACacctacacaaaaataaaatggtAAAGAAAATGAAATCTGTAAAATTACCAATGCTAAGGTATATGCAAAAAAAGTGTCAAAAATAATTACCTTCTCTAAGCCCACCATACACATATATACGGTTGCCAACCGATTCAGCAGCATGGAGACTACGTCGCATAAGTTCATTCGAAGTATCAATCCATACACCAGTAGAAGTATCAAgcactacaaaaaaaacaaacagagTATGATTcatactttttttctttcaaaggAAGAGAACTCAGCAATTAACCATTGGGTAAAGGTCCCAAAAAGATTGGAAAACAAATACACAAAAGCAAAACTTAACAtggaatataaaaaaaaactagttagATATTACCTGAAACAGCTTTTTCAGCATCTACTTGGCGAGTATTACTCAGCACACCCCCAATGACATGCAATCGTGGATTTAGAAAAACCTGTTAAAAAAGAGACGACGATTGTATTAGTAGTATTTTTCTACAAATGATATAGAACTACAACATGCAGTGAATAAAGTCTGTCATGCATCTCATTTCATGTCGGTAGGCAATAACAGTCATCTCTTTTAAGACTAGAGATAATTCTTTTACGCAATTAAGATACTTTCCCCTTTTAATTCATTTTGTAAACATAGATAGTGATATGTGTGTGTATTGCAAGTGGTGTGGCAAGATTCTGGTTCTGACCGCTGCATGTTGGTATCTCTTGGAAAGATCTAAGCCTGGACTACGAGTCCACACCCAAAAGCCACTACTGCTAAGTGATTCCAGCCTGTAAGCATCTCCCAGTGGCTGCAAAGGCAAACATTAGGGTAAATGTATATGGCATAATTCATAGAGAGAaactagaaagaaaaaaaagaaatttacaaGAAAAGTTATAGCGCTTGACGTTTAATTTGGACTTTTTGCCCTAATAAACTTGTATTATCTTTACACAGGAGAAGAAAATATACCATCCCATGTTGGTCCCTTCCGCCGTATAGCACAAAATAACGACGATCTCTAGTACTAGCAGAAGCATaccttaataaaaatattaaacaatgaAGAAGAGTTAACGCAAAACCAAAATGATTGACAGCAGTTATTTCAgttaaaatcaaccaaatttaCTAACACTCTCCCAGGAGGCAGATCCCCATTTGGGTACAATCTTTCCCACACATTTGGTTTCGTAGTCGTACTCAATGCCCATGTATCGGCGAGAACCAAATTTCCTtaagacaaa is part of the Raphanus sativus cultivar WK10039 chromosome 5, ASM80110v3, whole genome shotgun sequence genome and harbors:
- the LOC108860436 gene encoding serine/threonine-protein phosphatase BSL1 homolog — translated: MDNLNLWQFPPPPYTTSTTQTLFSTQEELPGPRCGHTLTAVSHHLILFGGFTSVPSGVSDNSLPCLTNSVYCLNSLTKKWKRLYPEGEPPSPRTNHAAVSCGDGVLIQGGMGPSGICNGDLHVLDMSGETFKWKKVVVEEGMAPGPRYGHVMGLAGEKLVIFGGKNGNLVLADTWALSTTTKPNVWERLYPNGDLPPGRVYASASTRDRRYFVLYGGRDQHGMPLGDAYRLESLSSSGFWVWTRSPGLDLSKRYQHAAVFLNPRLHVIGGVLSNTRQVDAEKAVSVLDTSTGVWIDTSNELMRRSLHAAESVGNRIYVYGGLREGVLLDDLLVSGELLSSGPTVPSYLGSSPETPRPPASEMNDSYKPSFSREKLQDLVNKVISTLLRPQTWEPPVDRKFFLSFPELAELCFAAKQIIEQEPTVLQLNAPIKVFGDLHGQFGDLMRLFYEYGYPSRQGDISYIDYLFLGDYVDRGKHSLETIILLLALKVEYPKNIHLIRGNHEAETTNRVYGFFNECIERIVRVCLSVHRIYIFYLFLTNEVMIIFFYANRQELNDGNRAFKLINDFFTHLPLAALIEKKIFCVHGGIGSSVFTVEQIANMKRPVDIDCEYNYKVMKDLLWSDPTAHDTILGIGTNKRGPNIVSFGPDRVNAFCERNGIDLILRGHECVLDGFERFAKGKLITVFSATNYCGIFKNAGAILVIGRNLDVVPKLIHPLPPPISPEENLPDKAWIEVRPLDHTRFLYHVDSERPPTPVRGFPKPEFEQGSTS